In Bacillus sp. Cs-700, one genomic interval encodes:
- a CDS encoding HAD family hydrolase: protein MKWTHIYFDLDNTLYDHEKAFEKTILHCAENMLYKKKSSLPVHKWFAVFKCNCDKFWGFYEEGEWSRERYQINRFCKTNEFFNLSCSEQEAIDFQEEYQSKVASFAELYPESDAILSLLKNKGIELGIITNGEKETQTAKIEALQLSRWIPQGNIYISEVVGLEKPGTSIFHYVLGSTGRYLYIGDTFEHDIKPALEAGFDAIYFNSRNEKADQNLEDRVPEIVTYDELKKILFD from the coding sequence GTGAAATGGACACACATCTATTTTGATTTGGATAATACTCTTTACGACCATGAAAAAGCTTTTGAAAAAACCATTTTGCACTGTGCAGAAAACATGTTGTATAAGAAAAAATCATCTCTTCCTGTTCATAAATGGTTTGCTGTCTTCAAATGTAACTGTGATAAATTTTGGGGATTTTATGAAGAAGGGGAGTGGTCAAGAGAGCGTTATCAGATTAATCGTTTTTGTAAGACGAATGAATTTTTTAATTTATCATGCTCTGAACAAGAAGCAATTGATTTTCAAGAAGAATATCAGTCTAAAGTGGCCTCTTTCGCTGAGTTATATCCAGAGAGTGATGCTATATTATCATTATTGAAAAATAAAGGGATTGAACTAGGCATCATTACGAACGGTGAGAAGGAAACCCAAACAGCAAAGATTGAGGCGCTACAACTGTCTCGTTGGATTCCTCAAGGAAACATCTATATTTCAGAAGTTGTAGGGTTAGAAAAACCCGGAACTTCTATCTTTCACTACGTTTTAGGTAGTACCGGTCGATATCTATACATAGGCGACACCTTTGAACATGACATTAAACCTGCATTAGAAGCAGGCTTTGATGCGATTTATTTCAATTCTCGAAACGAAAAGGCTGATCAGAATCTTGAGGACAGAGTCCCTGAAATCGTTACTTATGATGAATTGAAGAAGATTTTATTTGATTAG
- a CDS encoding YqgQ family protein yields the protein MKTFYEIQQLLKRYGMIVYTGSRLGDLELMEDEVQELYDMKILEKEDYLVARMILRNEINKERDKHE from the coding sequence ATGAAAACATTTTATGAGATACAACAACTTTTAAAACGCTATGGCATGATCGTTTATACTGGTAGTAGACTTGGAGATCTTGAATTAATGGAAGATGAGGTACAAGAATTATATGATATGAAGATTCTCGAAAAAGAAGATTACCTCGTCGCCAGAATGATCTTACGAAATGAAATCAACAAGGAGAGAGACAAACATGAATGA
- a CDS encoding DUF92 domain-containing protein, which produces MAATGIGCAIALGFAWKGLLLLGLFFLSSTIWSKYKAELKDNVEEIVEKGSSRDEYQVLANGGIAAFAGVMMVISPGEAWLLFFLGAIATSNSDTWASELGVLSARRPLHIKTLKFVQPGTSGAVSMLGLLASILGAGLIGVVGAFVFDLSFQAIAFVTIAGFVGCLSDTLIGATLQEEFQCRRCGTKTERHIHCENKTDKIKGLKGLNNDVVNFVSSIIGALVGGAALL; this is translated from the coding sequence GTGGCTGCTACAGGAATAGGGTGCGCCATTGCACTTGGTTTTGCATGGAAAGGGCTTTTGCTTCTCGGTCTCTTTTTTCTGTCTTCAACGATTTGGAGTAAGTATAAAGCGGAGTTGAAAGATAACGTAGAAGAAATTGTAGAAAAAGGTTCGTCGAGAGATGAATATCAGGTCCTTGCTAACGGTGGGATCGCCGCCTTTGCTGGAGTAATGATGGTCATTTCCCCTGGAGAAGCATGGTTGTTGTTTTTTCTAGGAGCGATTGCAACTTCTAATTCTGATACCTGGGCATCTGAACTTGGCGTTCTATCGGCGCGAAGGCCGCTTCATATAAAAACATTGAAATTCGTTCAACCAGGCACGTCTGGAGCAGTTAGTATGCTTGGTTTATTAGCATCTATTCTAGGAGCGGGTTTAATTGGTGTTGTGGGTGCTTTCGTTTTTGACTTATCTTTTCAAGCAATTGCCTTTGTTACGATCGCAGGCTTTGTCGGTTGTTTAAGCGATACGTTAATTGGAGCAACCTTGCAAGAAGAGTTTCAATGCCGAAGGTGTGGAACAAAAACTGAGCGCCATATTCATTGTGAAAATAAGACCGACAAAATAAAAGGCTTAAAAGGTTTGAATAATGATGTAGTCAATTTCGTCTCATCTATTATTGGCGCACTCGTTGGAGGTGCAGCGTTGTTATGA
- a CDS encoding spore germination protein, translating to MSQKKIIHPVSHSFEKNIDFLHKELGVGKSFDVIQLDLDYAGRKMAMFLIDGFVKDDILHYLMKLLSRLEPEQLDPDPLEKLMKVHIPYVEIDRQKDLDVVMDLVLAGPTALVVEGMSEVIMIDARTYPVRGPQEPDLERVTRGARDGFVETIIFNTSLTRRRVRDKTLRMEYMQVGRRSKTDICISYIEDIADPEIVKRIKESVSNIDTDGLPMGEKTIEEFICGRHLNPYPLVRYTERPDTAAIHLYEGHVLIYVDGSPSVLITPTTFWHHLQHAEEYRQKPLVGAYLRLVRFIAVWIGIFILPLWYLFATNPRLLGSNMQFIGVDQGGTLPLFVQFLLIEIGIDILRMATIHTPTSLATALGLVSAILIGQVAVEVGLFINEVILYLALAALGTFATPSYELSLANRLFRLLLLVVTAAFGVIGFVVGFTLWMVLLIRTKSFHIPYLWPFIPFSYRAFRDVIFRAPMPLKNRRPTVLHTKDPDR from the coding sequence ATGTCTCAGAAAAAGATCATTCATCCAGTTAGTCATTCATTTGAAAAAAATATAGATTTTCTTCATAAAGAATTAGGGGTTGGTAAAAGCTTTGATGTGATTCAACTTGATCTCGACTATGCAGGTCGGAAAATGGCGATGTTCTTAATTGATGGTTTTGTAAAAGATGATATTCTGCATTATTTAATGAAATTACTGTCAAGACTTGAGCCAGAACAACTTGATCCAGATCCGCTTGAAAAGCTCATGAAAGTTCATATTCCTTATGTGGAAATTGATCGACAGAAAGACCTTGATGTCGTCATGGACCTTGTTCTAGCCGGCCCAACAGCTCTTGTTGTAGAAGGCATGAGCGAAGTTATCATGATTGATGCAAGAACCTATCCAGTTCGTGGACCACAAGAGCCCGATTTGGAACGTGTAACGAGAGGGGCTAGGGATGGATTTGTTGAAACAATTATATTTAATACGTCACTGACTAGGAGAAGAGTAAGGGACAAAACACTGAGAATGGAATATATGCAAGTGGGTAGAAGGTCTAAAACAGATATTTGTATTAGTTACATTGAGGATATTGCGGATCCAGAAATTGTTAAGAGGATTAAGGAATCAGTGAGTAATATTGATACAGATGGTTTACCGATGGGTGAAAAAACGATTGAAGAATTTATATGTGGTAGGCATTTAAATCCGTATCCTCTTGTGCGGTATACAGAGCGACCAGATACTGCTGCCATTCATCTTTATGAAGGTCATGTTTTGATTTATGTTGATGGATCCCCTAGTGTGCTTATCACACCAACAACATTTTGGCATCACTTGCAGCATGCGGAAGAGTATCGACAAAAACCGCTTGTAGGAGCTTATTTAAGGCTTGTCCGTTTTATTGCTGTATGGATCGGGATTTTCATCTTACCGCTCTGGTATTTATTTGCTACAAATCCAAGGTTATTAGGATCGAATATGCAGTTTATTGGCGTTGATCAAGGGGGGACTCTGCCGTTATTTGTTCAATTTTTACTTATTGAAATAGGGATTGATATTCTTAGAATGGCAACGATTCATACACCAACGTCTTTAGCGACAGCGCTTGGTCTTGTATCAGCTATATTAATAGGACAAGTAGCTGTTGAGGTAGGATTATTTATTAATGAGGTTATTTTATATCTAGCTCTTGCAGCTTTAGGTACCTTTGCAACTCCGTCTTATGAATTGAGTCTTGCCAACCGTTTGTTTCGACTACTATTACTTGTCGTAACAGCTGCCTTTGGAGTCATTGGCTTTGTTGTCGGCTTTACTCTTTGGATGGTCCTTCTTATTCGTACAAAATCTTTTCATATTCCATACCTGTGGCCGTTTATTCCTTTTTCATATCGTGCTTTTCGCGATGTTATTTTTCGAGCGCCGATGCCTCTTAAAAATCGAAGGCCAACAGTTCTTCATACAAAAGATCCAGATCGTTAA
- a CDS encoding molybdenum cofactor guanylyltransferase → MKITGLLLAGGESRRFGSPKAFATYRDKPFYQVVLNQLHPVVNEAMIVTKMNLLKQFNMQVIENIRVIKDEEAFEGMGPLAGIYSGMYQSNGDYYLTVACDMPFVTDGLFSLLIEEQLMHRHAMAIIPVSSGRRQPLCALYHSSCQPVIEELLISGKRRMNDLLQSIDVHFVEVENRERQFLNVNTREEFKLVQRR, encoded by the coding sequence ATGAAAATAACTGGTTTATTGCTAGCAGGAGGGGAGTCTCGAAGATTTGGCTCTCCAAAAGCATTTGCTACTTATCGTGACAAACCATTTTATCAAGTGGTGTTAAATCAGCTTCATCCTGTAGTAAATGAAGCCATGATCGTAACCAAAATGAATTTATTAAAGCAGTTTAACATGCAGGTAATTGAAAATATAAGAGTAATAAAAGATGAGGAAGCTTTCGAGGGGATGGGTCCGTTAGCAGGGATCTATTCTGGGATGTATCAATCGAACGGGGATTATTATCTTACCGTAGCTTGTGATATGCCGTTTGTAACAGATGGTTTATTTTCGCTTTTAATAGAAGAGCAATTAATGCACCGTCATGCAATGGCAATTATACCTGTCAGTTCAGGAAGGCGCCAGCCTCTTTGTGCTCTTTATCATTCTTCGTGTCAGCCTGTTATCGAAGAGCTACTCATATCAGGGAAAAGAAGAATGAATGATCTTCTCCAATCAATTGATGTCCATTTTGTAGAAGTTGAAAATCGAGAAAGACAATTTTTAAATGTAAATACACGTGAAGAATTTAAACTTGTTCAAAGGAGATAG
- a CDS encoding M42 family metallopeptidase yields MRDLFHAEELLQTTKELVSIPSPSGYTDEVISWVEGRMQELGVETKRNHKGGLIATIEGADSSRQRMLTAHVDTLGAMIKEIKSDGRLRLSLIGGFRFNAIEGEYCEIITGDGKRFTGTILLHQTSVHVYKNNGEIKRDEQNMEVRLDERVANAEDVKKLGIRVGDFTSFDPRVQLTESGFIKSRHLDDKASVALLLANIKKLKEDNKTLPHTTHFLISNNEEIGYGGNSNIPGETVEYIAVDMGALGDGQSSDEYTVSICAKDSSGPYHYRLREHLVSLAEEHHIEYKLDIYPYYGSDASAAIRAGVDIRHALIGPGIDASHAYERTHEDSMLHTAHLIYRYLLSQMID; encoded by the coding sequence ATGAGAGACTTATTCCATGCAGAAGAGCTTCTACAAACGACGAAAGAATTAGTTAGTATTCCAAGTCCATCAGGTTACACAGATGAAGTGATTAGTTGGGTGGAAGGAAGAATGCAAGAACTAGGTGTAGAAACGAAGCGAAATCATAAAGGTGGGCTGATTGCTACGATAGAAGGTGCTGATTCATCTCGACAGCGCATGTTAACAGCTCACGTAGATACGTTGGGAGCGATGATTAAAGAAATCAAGAGCGATGGTCGCCTACGCTTATCTTTAATTGGTGGCTTTCGATTTAATGCGATAGAAGGAGAGTACTGTGAAATAATTACAGGAGATGGTAAGCGTTTTACTGGCACAATACTTTTACACCAAACCTCTGTCCATGTTTATAAAAACAATGGAGAGATCAAACGAGATGAACAAAATATGGAGGTGCGCCTAGACGAACGTGTTGCTAACGCGGAAGACGTTAAGAAATTAGGAATACGCGTCGGCGATTTTACTTCCTTTGATCCTCGGGTGCAGTTAACAGAGAGCGGGTTTATTAAGTCCAGACATTTAGATGATAAAGCAAGCGTTGCCCTGCTTCTTGCAAATATAAAAAAACTAAAGGAAGATAACAAAACGCTTCCTCATACAACACATTTCTTAATTTCTAATAACGAAGAGATTGGTTACGGTGGAAATTCGAATATTCCTGGAGAAACTGTAGAATACATAGCCGTGGATATGGGGGCACTTGGTGATGGGCAATCCTCAGATGAATACACCGTTTCCATTTGCGCGAAAGATTCGAGTGGTCCTTATCATTATCGCCTCAGAGAGCATTTGGTCAGCCTTGCAGAAGAACATCATATTGAGTACAAGCTAGATATTTATCCTTACTATGGCTCAGATGCATCGGCAGCGATCCGTGCAGGGGTAGATATTCGGCATGCTCTAATTGGCCCTGGTATTGATGCTTCTCATGCTTATGAGCGTACCCATGAGGATTCAATGCTTCATACAGCTCATTTAATTTATCGCTATCTTCTATCACAGATGATTGATTGA
- the nfsA gene encoding oxygen-insensitive NADPH nitroreductase, giving the protein MNETIETMLAHRSIRAFKDTPLTEEQINILVKAAQSASTSSYIQAYSIIGVKDREKKKQLAELAGGQSYVEENGHFFVFCADFNRHHATAEMHGTDVTETIESTEKFMVGLIDASLAAQNASVAAESMGLGICYIGGIRNDLEKVNDLLNLPQYVIPLFGLCVGYPNQEPDIKPRLPLENIYHVDEYEQNEKVFKDELTKYDEVISSYYTDRTAGQRTGGWTAMMAHKLTSPVRTYMKKFLEKKGFPLK; this is encoded by the coding sequence ATGAATGAAACCATTGAAACGATGCTCGCTCATCGATCTATTCGAGCGTTTAAAGATACGCCACTAACAGAAGAACAAATTAATATTCTTGTCAAAGCGGCCCAGTCTGCGTCAACGTCAAGTTATATTCAGGCATACTCTATTATCGGTGTGAAAGATAGAGAGAAGAAAAAACAATTAGCAGAGCTCGCAGGGGGACAGAGTTACGTTGAAGAGAATGGCCATTTCTTCGTATTCTGTGCCGACTTTAACCGTCATCATGCTACGGCAGAAATGCACGGAACTGATGTTACGGAAACGATTGAATCTACTGAAAAATTCATGGTAGGATTAATCGACGCATCTCTTGCAGCACAAAATGCAAGCGTGGCTGCTGAATCAATGGGTCTTGGAATTTGTTATATTGGTGGTATTCGAAATGATCTAGAAAAAGTAAATGATTTATTGAATCTACCTCAATACGTGATTCCGTTGTTTGGTCTTTGCGTAGGATATCCTAATCAGGAACCAGATATTAAACCGCGTTTGCCTCTAGAAAACATTTATCACGTAGATGAATATGAACAAAATGAAAAAGTTTTTAAAGATGAATTAACCAAATATGATGAAGTAATTTCGTCTTATTATACAGATCGAACTGCTGGACAGCGCACAGGTGGTTGGACAGCGATGATGGCTCATAAATTAACGAGTCCTGTGCGAACGTACATGAAAAAGTTTCTGGAAAAGAAAGGTTTTCCTTTAAAATAA
- the nhaC gene encoding Na+/H+ antiporter NhaC codes for MKKVSFPIALIVIGLLMSWMLFSIIGLKVEPHIPLLAGVVGMGIMGLLLGMKWEAIEKALLESITTGLKPILILFVVGMMIAVWMQSGTVPTLLYGGLQFIQPEWFLISALIVTIIVSTFTGSSFTTIGTIGVAMMGIGAAMGVSPALAAGAVISGACFGDKMSPLSDTTNFAPAVAKVDLFTHIRHMMRTTIPAIIVTVIFFFIMSKNLSSSVDPEDLNNAMMVLKSEFHISLWTLVPPLLVLILAVKRVPVLVTLFAGLLTGIIVAMVTQSVYSASSIIGTMQNGFASETSSELVNGIINRGGLQSMMWSVSLIILALALGGVLQAMGIIQSLMSGLTKLLNRRGHLISATATSAIGVNLLTGEQYLSILLPGQTFEPFYDKAGVDRKYLSRTLEDAGTLINPLIPWGVSGAFFADTLGVAVMSYLPFAIFLWLSPLFTIILGYWNNKKLG; via the coding sequence ATGAAAAAAGTATCATTTCCGATCGCGCTAATTGTTATTGGTTTACTAATGAGTTGGATGTTATTTAGTATTATTGGGTTAAAGGTGGAGCCTCATATTCCTCTCCTTGCGGGCGTAGTTGGCATGGGAATAATGGGACTTTTACTCGGTATGAAGTGGGAGGCAATTGAGAAGGCTCTTTTAGAGAGCATTACAACGGGGTTAAAACCGATTTTAATACTTTTTGTCGTTGGTATGATGATTGCTGTCTGGATGCAAAGTGGAACGGTGCCAACATTATTGTATGGAGGCCTTCAATTTATCCAACCTGAATGGTTCTTAATAAGTGCGTTAATTGTTACCATTATCGTATCAACTTTTACGGGGAGCTCTTTTACAACGATAGGTACAATTGGAGTTGCGATGATGGGTATAGGTGCTGCAATGGGAGTAAGTCCGGCGCTAGCAGCAGGAGCTGTTATTTCTGGTGCATGTTTTGGAGATAAAATGTCTCCTCTTTCTGATACAACTAACTTCGCACCTGCAGTGGCAAAAGTAGATTTGTTTACGCATATTCGACACATGATGCGAACAACAATTCCAGCGATTATCGTAACGGTTATTTTCTTTTTTATTATGAGTAAAAACTTATCTTCTTCTGTTGATCCAGAGGATCTAAACAATGCAATGATGGTTCTAAAAAGCGAGTTTCATATATCGCTATGGACGTTAGTCCCACCACTGCTTGTGCTTATACTTGCAGTTAAAAGAGTGCCGGTTCTCGTTACTTTATTTGCTGGATTACTTACAGGGATTATTGTTGCAATGGTAACACAAAGCGTTTATTCAGCCTCCTCGATTATAGGGACCATGCAAAATGGTTTTGCGAGTGAAACATCCAGTGAGCTCGTAAATGGAATTATAAATAGAGGTGGACTCCAATCTATGATGTGGAGCGTGTCCCTTATTATTTTAGCACTTGCACTTGGTGGTGTACTTCAAGCTATGGGCATCATTCAATCGCTGATGAGTGGTTTAACAAAGCTGCTAAACAGGCGAGGGCATTTAATCTCTGCGACGGCGACATCAGCCATTGGGGTGAATTTATTAACGGGTGAGCAGTACTTGTCAATTTTACTTCCAGGGCAAACGTTTGAGCCTTTTTATGACAAAGCAGGAGTAGACCGTAAATACCTTTCACGCACACTTGAAGATGCTGGAACATTAATAAATCCATTAATTCCCTGGGGTGTTTCGGGAGCTTTTTTTGCAGATACGCTAGGTGTAGCGGTAATGAGCTATCTTCCATTTGCCATCTTCCTTTGGTTATCTCCATTATTTACAATAATATTGGGCTACTGGAATAATAAGAAACTTGGATAG
- a CDS encoding LTA synthase family protein, giving the protein MKKLQNKYSFFLVVAFLLWLKTYLVYEFAFNIEPENKMEGFILFLNPISSVLLFLGFALFASPKYRNRVLLIINFVGSFILFANVVYYREFTDFITIPLLFQTNNMGELGNSIAELVSGFDFLLFIDIILLSAYLFVRKTKTYAVKKKEIAIVFASAIALFAINVGLAETERPQLLTRTFDREMLIKYIGTYNYHVYDAVLQSKAKAQRAFADGSEIVDIENYVKANHVEPNPEMFGKAEGKNIILVSLESTQSFVINEEVDGKEITPFLNDLIDESYYFPNFYHQTAQGKTSDSEFILENSLYGLPSGAVFFTHSGNEYNASPEILSENGYYNAVFHANNKSFWNRDVMYDALKYDKFYDINDFTVTPDNSIGWGLKDEYFFDQSIKYLETMPEPYYAKYITLTNHFPFTLESEDEYIPEWTSDDGTVNRFFTTVRYQDEAVKKFFERMKEEGLYEDSIFVMYGDHYGISENHNKAMGEFLGKEITPFESTELQKVPLIIHIPGQEGEVMDQVGGQIDLKPTIMHLLGIETKDMIKFGNDLFAEEQDNFTILRDGSFITENNLYTKNVCYDKETGEETDKAACEPYMEKAKTDLAYSDKIVYGDLLRFLGKHGEQQDAEIK; this is encoded by the coding sequence ATGAAAAAGCTACAAAATAAGTATTCGTTTTTTCTAGTCGTAGCATTTTTGCTGTGGTTAAAAACGTATTTGGTGTATGAATTTGCGTTTAACATTGAACCTGAAAATAAAATGGAAGGGTTTATCTTATTTTTAAACCCGATTAGTTCTGTCTTGTTATTCCTCGGTTTTGCATTATTTGCCTCACCTAAGTATCGCAACAGAGTATTGCTGATCATTAATTTTGTCGGGTCATTTATTTTATTTGCAAATGTTGTCTATTATCGAGAATTTACAGACTTTATTACGATACCGCTTCTCTTTCAAACGAATAACATGGGTGAACTTGGAAACAGTATCGCAGAGCTTGTAAGCGGTTTTGATTTCTTGTTATTTATAGATATCATACTTCTCTCAGCTTACCTATTTGTACGTAAAACTAAAACATACGCAGTTAAGAAAAAAGAAATCGCTATTGTATTTGCAAGTGCCATCGCCCTTTTCGCTATTAATGTCGGGCTTGCTGAAACAGAGCGTCCTCAACTCTTAACTCGGACGTTTGATCGTGAAATGCTTATTAAATATATCGGTACTTACAACTATCATGTTTATGATGCTGTTCTACAATCGAAAGCAAAGGCACAACGAGCATTTGCCGACGGTAGTGAAATTGTCGATATTGAAAACTATGTGAAAGCGAACCATGTTGAACCAAACCCTGAAATGTTCGGTAAAGCAGAAGGCAAAAACATTATTCTCGTCTCTCTAGAGTCCACGCAAAGTTTCGTGATAAACGAAGAGGTTGATGGAAAAGAAATTACCCCATTCCTTAATGATCTTATTGATGAAAGTTATTATTTCCCGAATTTCTATCATCAAACAGCACAGGGCAAAACTTCCGACTCTGAGTTTATTCTTGAGAATTCTCTTTATGGACTACCGAGCGGTGCGGTGTTCTTTACGCACTCAGGAAATGAATACAATGCGTCTCCAGAAATTTTAAGTGAAAATGGCTACTATAATGCCGTTTTTCATGCAAATAATAAAAGTTTTTGGAATCGTGACGTTATGTATGATGCCCTTAAATATGATAAGTTCTATGATATTAATGACTTTACGGTCACACCCGATAATTCAATCGGGTGGGGATTGAAAGATGAATATTTCTTTGATCAATCCATTAAGTATTTAGAAACAATGCCAGAACCTTACTATGCGAAATATATTACCCTTACGAATCATTTCCCTTTCACTCTTGAATCAGAAGATGAATATATTCCAGAGTGGACTTCAGACGATGGTACTGTAAACAGATTTTTTACAACGGTTCGCTATCAGGATGAAGCTGTTAAAAAATTCTTTGAGCGCATGAAAGAAGAAGGACTATATGAAGATTCAATCTTTGTTATGTATGGGGATCACTATGGTATCTCTGAGAACCATAATAAAGCAATGGGTGAGTTTCTAGGGAAAGAAATCACACCATTTGAATCGACAGAATTACAAAAGGTTCCTCTTATTATCCATATCCCTGGTCAGGAGGGAGAAGTAATGGATCAAGTGGGTGGACAAATTGATTTGAAGCCTACAATCATGCACCTTCTCGGAATTGAAACAAAAGATATGATTAAGTTTGGTAATGACCTGTTTGCAGAAGAACAGGATAATTTCACGATACTTCGTGATGGAAGTTTCATTACAGAGAATAACCTTTATACGAAAAATGTTTGTTATGATAAGGAAACCGGAGAAGAAACGGATAAAGCTGCCTGTGAACCATACATGGAAAAGGCAAAAACAGATCTTGCTTACTCAGATAAAATTGTGTACGGCGATCTGCTTCGTTTCTTAGGAAAGCATGGAGAGCAGCAAGATGCCGAGATAAAATAA
- a CDS encoding ROK family glucokinase yields MMMKEEKWFIGVDLGGTTIKLAFLDYYGEIKKKWEIPTDKSEAGRHITMHIARAIDDKMEEMELAKEKFAGIGMGAPGFIEMETGFIYHAVNIGWRNFPLKDKLEVETGLPVIIDNDANIAALGEMWRGAGDGARDLLCVTLGTGVGGGIITNGTIIHGTNGMAGEIGHITSVPEAGASCNCGKTGCLETVASATGIVRIAMENLTFNQESVLYHTYKEQNQLTSRDIFEAAEANDSYAEEVVEKVTFYLGLAIANLANALNPSKIVIGGGVSKAGEALLKPLKHQFEKYALPRVKEGSDFAIATLGNDAGVIGGAWLVKTKLVK; encoded by the coding sequence ATGATGATGAAAGAAGAAAAATGGTTCATAGGTGTGGATCTGGGAGGCACAACAATCAAGCTTGCTTTCCTTGATTATTACGGAGAGATTAAAAAGAAATGGGAAATTCCGACGGATAAATCAGAAGCTGGTCGACATATTACGATGCATATTGCAAGAGCAATTGACGATAAAATGGAAGAAATGGAATTAGCCAAAGAGAAATTTGCTGGAATTGGCATGGGAGCGCCAGGGTTCATTGAGATGGAGACAGGCTTTATCTACCATGCCGTTAATATCGGATGGCGGAACTTTCCTTTAAAAGATAAGCTAGAAGTTGAAACAGGATTACCGGTTATTATTGATAATGATGCTAATATTGCTGCACTCGGAGAAATGTGGCGGGGCGCAGGTGATGGTGCTCGTGATTTGCTTTGCGTAACGCTTGGAACTGGAGTAGGCGGTGGCATTATTACAAATGGTACGATTATTCATGGAACGAACGGAATGGCGGGAGAGATAGGACATATTACCTCTGTTCCTGAAGCAGGTGCTTCATGTAACTGTGGTAAAACGGGTTGTCTTGAAACCGTTGCTTCTGCAACTGGTATTGTTCGGATTGCGATGGAAAACCTTACATTTAATCAAGAAAGCGTTCTTTATCATACATATAAGGAGCAGAATCAGCTTACTTCTCGTGACATTTTTGAAGCTGCAGAAGCGAATGATTCTTACGCTGAAGAAGTAGTTGAAAAAGTTACGTTCTATCTTGGTTTGGCCATTGCTAATTTAGCAAACGCCTTAAATCCATCTAAGATTGTCATTGGAGGTGGCGTTTCTAAAGCGGGAGAAGCTTTGTTGAAACCATTAAAGCACCAATTTGAAAAATATGCTTTACCGAGGGTGAAAGAAGGCTCGGATTTCGCCATTGCTACTCTTGGTAATGATGCTGGCGTTATAGGTGGGGCGTGGCTTGTTAAAACTAAATTAGTGAAATAG
- a CDS encoding ThiF family adenylyltransferase, which yields MDYFKRYSRQMLFSPIGEVGQKKFSQSRALIVGMGALGTAIANHLVRAGFGYIRIVDRDYVEKSNLQRQMLFDEEDVAAALPKTVAAKNKLTKMNSAVEIEAITADVNPSNITEFIDSMDFVMDGTDNFSTRFLLNDACFKNKIPFVYGGAVSSRGMTALFVPDETPCLRCFIQGGEGTTGETCDTIGVISPIVDIIASYQVTEIMKYIAGDHETLHRSLMTMDIWQNHSYAMKFASPKKDCPTCQTNEYPSLKTGVMQDITSLCGRETIQIQLESHFDLKEWAEKLEKTTKVKKTPFLLKAQLEEGEKLVLFPDGRVLVQGTEDSGRAKALYARYIGM from the coding sequence ATGGATTACTTCAAAAGATATTCTAGACAAATGCTTTTTTCTCCTATCGGCGAAGTTGGGCAGAAGAAATTCAGTCAGTCGCGAGCTCTTATTGTCGGAATGGGGGCGCTCGGCACAGCTATAGCGAATCATCTTGTTCGAGCAGGCTTCGGCTACATAAGAATAGTCGATCGAGATTATGTAGAAAAAAGCAACCTTCAAAGACAGATGCTATTTGACGAAGAGGATGTTGCAGCGGCATTACCTAAAACAGTTGCTGCTAAAAATAAATTAACAAAAATGAATTCCGCTGTTGAAATCGAAGCCATTACAGCCGACGTAAACCCAAGTAACATTACTGAATTTATTGACAGTATGGATTTTGTAATGGACGGTACAGATAACTTTTCGACGCGATTTCTTCTAAATGATGCTTGTTTTAAAAATAAAATTCCATTTGTTTATGGGGGGGCGGTTAGTTCGCGGGGGATGACAGCACTATTTGTCCCAGATGAAACTCCTTGCCTACGGTGCTTTATTCAGGGAGGAGAAGGAACGACAGGTGAAACGTGTGATACGATCGGTGTTATTTCTCCGATTGTAGATATTATCGCATCGTATCAAGTGACTGAAATTATGAAATATATAGCAGGAGATCATGAAACGCTCCATCGTAGTCTAATGACTATGGATATTTGGCAGAATCACAGTTATGCTATGAAGTTTGCTTCTCCAAAGAAAGATTGTCCAACTTGTCAAACGAACGAATATCCTTCTTTAAAGACAGGAGTAATGCAGGATATTACCTCTTTATGTGGGAGAGAAACGATTCAAATTCAGCTTGAAAGTCATTTTGATCTAAAAGAATGGGCAGAAAAACTTGAAAAAACGACAAAAGTAAAGAAAACTCCTTTCCTCCTTAAAGCTCAATTGGAAGAAGGCGAGAAGCTTGTGTTATTTCCAGACGGTCGGGTTCTTGTTCAAGGAACAGAAGATAGCGGAAGAGCAAAAGCACTTTATGCAAGATATATTGGAATGTAA